One genomic segment of Ricinus communis isolate WT05 ecotype wild-type chromosome 5, ASM1957865v1, whole genome shotgun sequence includes these proteins:
- the LOC8273727 gene encoding putative methylesterase 11, chloroplastic: MGNLCTCFAPKTVKKKKPTKRLPGNNNHNSQSLPNSSNRWTRIRSQRKDSTDSLIQEQALAAAILFRQHQSQNGSGSLPFDRSASLRYPNNSSGSKKAQLPRSSSSRARSLTDPLLQPHQLVNQDIKLDDLETNHFVLVHGGGFGAWCWYKTIALLEEAGFRVTAIDLTGSGIHSFDTNGIISLSQYVKPLSDFLEKLADGEKVILVGHDFGGACISYAMEMFPYKTSKAIYIAAAMLTNGQSTLDMFSQQGNSNDLMKQAQIFVYANGNGHPPTAIELDKSLLRELLFNQSPTKDVALASVSMRPIPFAPVLEKLCLSDTKYGTVRRFYIETPEDNAIPILAQESMINSSPPEKVFRLKGADHSPFFSKPQALHKMLVEISKLPPTC; the protein is encoded by the exons ATGGGCAATCTTTGCACTTGTTTCGCCCCCAAAAcagtaaaaaagaagaaacccACAAAACGTTTACCGggaaataataatcataactCACAATCCTTACCCAATTCAAGTAATCGGTGGACCCGGATCCGATCACAGCGTAAAGATAGTACTGATTCTTTGATTCAAGAACAGGCTTTAGCTGCTGCTATTCTTTTCAGGCAACACCAGAGTCAAAACGGGTCCGGTTCATTGCCTTTTGATCGTTCAGCTTCTCTTCGGTACCCAAATAATAGTTCCGGGTCGAAGAAAGCCCAGTTGCCTCGGAGCTCCAGTTCTAGAGCGCGGTCTCTTACTGATCCTCTGTTACAGCCTCATCAGCTTGTTAACCAG GATATCAAGCTCGATGATCTTGAGACTAACCATTTCGTCCTTGTCCATGGGGGAGGCTTTGGTGCCTGGTGTTGGTACAAAACAATAGCACTTCTAGAAGAGGCTGGTTTCAGAGTTACTGCCATAGACTTAACTGGCTCGGGGATTCATTCTTTTGATACAAATGGAATTATCAGTCTTTCTCAATATGTGAAACCCCTTTCTGATTTTCTTGAGAAACTTGCGGATGGAGAGAAG GTGATTTTGGTGGGGCATGATTTTGGTGGTGCTTGTATATCGTATGCAATGGAGATGTTTCCTTATAAAACTTCAAAGGCTATTTATATTGCTGCAGCAATGCTGACTAACGGACAGAGCACACTGGATATGTTTTCACAGCAG GGGAATTCAAATGATTTGATGAAACAGGCACAGATATTTGTGTATGCAAATGGAAATGGTCATCCTCCAACTGCTATTGAGCTGGATAAGTCATTATTAAGAGAATTGCTGTTTAACCAGAGTCCTACCAAG GATGTTGCATTAGCTTCTGTTTCAATGAGGCCGATTCCCTTTGCACCAGTTCTGGAAAAGCTTTGTCTTTCAGACACGAAATATGGAACAGTTAGAAGATTTTACATAGAAACTCCAGAAGATAATGCAATTCCAATATTAGCACAGGAAAGCATGATCAACTCAAGTCCACCGGAAAAGGTTTTCCGTTTAAAAGGTGCCGATCATTCACCATTTTTCTCAAAGCCTCAAGCACTTCACAAGATGTTGGTAGAAATTTCAAAGTTGCCTCCAACTTGCTAG